A single Henriciella sp. AS95 DNA region contains:
- a CDS encoding pirin family protein: MTQRHFKARHAAYRDDIADLITRRPVPGPGLQQVDPFLFLNHHGPQTYKPGNHGLPFGPHPHRGFETVTFILDGSLAHKDTGGHESIIHAGGVQWMTAGSGLIHAELSPDEFKRDGGPMEILQLWVNLPARLKMTEPRYTGLQADDIPALPLGETGATMHLVSGEHEGSKGPFDSLTGIFMSTVTLPAGSEVALPAPRDRSVFFYVVRGEVTASGEPAKGFDLVEFAHDGDEITVKAETDSVLLYGHGEVINEPTVAHGPFVMNTPEEINQAIRDYQAGKFNRQPINV; this comes from the coding sequence ATGACGCAAAGACATTTCAAAGCCCGCCACGCCGCCTATCGCGACGATATCGCAGACCTCATCACGCGCCGCCCCGTGCCGGGGCCGGGCCTGCAGCAGGTCGACCCGTTTCTCTTCCTCAATCATCACGGGCCGCAAACCTACAAGCCCGGCAATCATGGCCTGCCTTTCGGCCCCCACCCGCATCGCGGTTTCGAGACGGTGACCTTCATCCTCGATGGCAGCCTCGCCCACAAAGATACCGGCGGCCATGAGAGCATCATCCATGCCGGGGGCGTCCAGTGGATGACGGCCGGCTCGGGCCTGATCCATGCCGAACTGTCGCCAGACGAGTTCAAGCGCGATGGCGGGCCGATGGAAATCCTGCAGCTCTGGGTCAATCTGCCCGCGCGCCTGAAAATGACAGAGCCGCGCTATACCGGCCTTCAGGCCGATGACATCCCTGCCCTGCCGCTTGGCGAAACCGGCGCGACCATGCATCTCGTCTCCGGCGAGCATGAGGGCAGCAAAGGCCCCTTCGACTCGCTGACAGGCATCTTCATGTCGACAGTGACCCTGCCCGCCGGCAGCGAAGTCGCCCTTCCCGCCCCGCGCGACCGCAGCGTCTTCTTCTATGTCGTGCGCGGCGAGGTCACAGCCTCAGGCGAACCCGCCAAGGGCTTTGACCTTGTCGAGTTCGCGCATGATGGCGACGAGATCACCGTCAAGGCCGAAACAGACAGCGTCCTCCTCTACGGACATGGCGAGGTCATCAATGAACCGACCGTCGCGCATGGCCCCTTCGTGATGAACACGCCAGAGGAGATCAATCAGGCGATCAGGGATTATCAGGCCGGCAAGTTCAACCGCCAGCCGATCAATGTCTGA